The genomic segment CTTGTAGATCACCGGCGTTCGCTTGAACGCCTTCAGCGGTACGTCGGGGGTCTGCCAGGCCCCGCCGTCCGACAACGCCCAGAGCACCCGGAGGTGTTCCGAGGAGCCGGCTTTGCTCTTGCTGAAAGTCGAGGCCGTGAACTCGGCCGGTGCCCCCTCACCCGCGGACAGAGGGACGCGCCGGTCCGACGTGGGGCAGCTGTAGCCGTGGGCCTGGTAGCAAACGCGCGGCGTGTGAACGGCGAGCCCCGCTGTCGGTCCGCAGTTCACGAGCACCTTCACTTCCGTTTTGTTGAACCGGTTCACGAACCGAAGCACCTCGCCCTTGCCGATCACCTCTTCCGGGAGCGGGAGGGGGTCTTCTCTTTCATCGAGCGGCCGCCGGTCCCAATCACCCACGTCTTCGATCCGCCGAAGGTCATTGAGCCGCTCGGCTTGAACGCCCGAGTCGGACCACGAGTGCCATCGGAAGGACCAGAGCCCGTGAAGCGTCCCGTTCACGAGCAGGATGGCGGCGGCGGCGGCGGCGAGGCGGACCATGGCATCTCAACTCAAATCGGGGCGGAGAAAAAGGCGTGACGGGCGGGCGCAATTCCCAAGCGGTCCGGTCGTGGCGCGGGCCGGAATGTTCGCGACAGCAAAACCGGCCCGGGCGCCCGGATTCGTGAATCACAGCGGCTGGCCGGTCTCGACCACGGTCGCGACCGGGACGATGGAACGGCCGTACCCCGGCGCATACGCGTGTGACTGCGGGACGCCGTTCACGACAACTCCCAGAAATGGCATGCGGTGTTCGCGTAGCCGCTCGTAACCGGCGTGGACCTCGGCGACCCGGCTGATGCCGGGGCGGACCGAGTAGAGGAGCCCGTCCACGCACCCGGCCACCATCATCGCGTCCGGGACCAGCATGAGCGGGCTGGAATCGATGACGATGAAGTCGTACCGCCCGCGCAACTCTTCGATCAGGCGCTGAACGGCGCCGGGCGAGGCGAGCCCCGCGGCGGCCGCCTCCGACATCTCGCCCGCGGCCAACACGTCCAGGCACTCGGCCGCGGTCGGCCGGATCACGGCCTCGACGCGGGCCGTTCGGGAGAGGACTTCACACACGCCCGGGGTCTGCGCCACACCGAACAGGCGGTGGAGCGACGGGGCGCGGAGGTCACAATCGACGATCAGGGTCCGGCACCGGGCGCGGGCGAGGCTGGCGGCGAGCGCGGTGGCCAAAGTCGTCTTGCCCTCTCCCGCGCCGGAACTGGCGACCATGAGCACCGTGCCCTGCGGTGCCGAGTGCAAGTGGAGCAGCGTGGTCCGCAGCGCGTCGACCGATTCGGCGAGGCTGCGGGCGAGCGACGCGGACTGCGCCCCGGACAGCTTCGGCAGCGCCCCGATCACCCGCAGACGGAGCCCCTTCGAAACGTCGGCCGGGCTGTGGATGCGGTTCCGCCGGTGGTCGAGGACGGAGATCGTGAGCAGGCCGAAAAGGACACCGAACACGCCGCCGCCCGCCGCCTCGATGTGCCGGCCGAACTTGTTCAAGATCTCCCCTTTCTCCGCAGGCGCCACCTCTCGCACACGCTTGCGTGCAATCGATTTTGTGGTCTTGTCTCCCTGGATTTCGAGAGTCAGTCGCTCTTTTTGTTCCCAAATCATTCCCAGGAACTGCTCGGCGCGTGCTATCCGGTTCCGCTTGTTCTCGACCTCAATCGCGTCGATGCCAAGATTAGTAATTTGAGCGTTCAAACCATTAGCATAATCTTGGCAGTCCCTCAATCGCTGCTCCAGAGCGTTCCTCTCTGCCTCGCAGTCGGCAACCAGCTGCTTCAGATTTTCGCCCACCAGCTTCTGGTTGCGTGCGACGAGCTCTTTGCGTCGTTCGGCCCTGATCGCCGCGGCCGCTTTCTCGGCCTCTGCGAGGGGCTGTTGAAACATGCCCCGTGCGGTCGTCGTCGGGGCTGCACGAAGTTCAAACTCCTGGATCCGCTCGCGCAGATCGCTGAC from the Frigoriglobus tundricola genome contains:
- a CDS encoding tyrosine-protein kinase domain-containing protein; this translates as MSLALPPSGSEQPRGTLSPAAQADRLLPALGVGGPPVAEPPALKQTITPGALLAALRRRWQTALGVALVLGAGFAAAVWVLRPDKYTSVALLQVSSAELKVIQEGSRSNDGGIYMRTQLALIKSRPVLQDAVSSAEVRSLRLVAAQSDPVEWLEKQLVVEQVPSTELVRVSMSSRGSGDDLRPIVHAVVRSYMSKSIEVEVDEKFKHLELLKTIALNYQIEIDKQRSSLKSAMTLNVGATSSDPKIVAYLQSNLMEQHSDAKRRERAIESQKQELQLKIDAARARLERPAPKEAGAPNDRVDPLLERELDLDPRIAAADKKVSDLRERIQEFELRAAPTTTARGMFQQPLAEAEKAAAAIRAERRKELVARNQKLVGENLKQLVADCEAERNALEQRLRDCQDYANGLNAQITNLGIDAIEVENKRNRIARAEQFLGMIWEQKERLTLEIQGDKTTKSIARKRVREVAPAEKGEILNKFGRHIEAAGGGVFGVLFGLLTISVLDHRRNRIHSPADVSKGLRLRVIGALPKLSGAQSASLARSLAESVDALRTTLLHLHSAPQGTVLMVASSGAGEGKTTLATALAASLARARCRTLIVDCDLRAPSLHRLFGVAQTPGVCEVLSRTARVEAVIRPTAAECLDVLAAGEMSEAAAAGLASPGAVQRLIEELRGRYDFIVIDSSPLMLVPDAMMVAGCVDGLLYSVRPGISRVAEVHAGYERLREHRMPFLGVVVNGVPQSHAYAPGYGRSIVPVATVVETGQPL